The sequence TGGAACGGCCATCCATCAAATCGACCGTCAGACGATCATCATCGATATGGACGTTCATTACACGCAGATCGTTCTCATTGCGCAAAGTAAGCATTCCAGGCCTCCTGTAAAAGTGTCTGGTGTTCAGCGACCAAACGTTGTAGCACGCGCAGTTCATGTGAAGCAAACCCCACACTACGCGCAACACTGCCATCATGTAACCATATTTTAGCCGTTGCATTACCCTTATCAATATGGACATGCGCAGGCTCATTCGGTTCATGGCTGTAAAAGTAAAAGCGAAAACCGTCCACTCTGAGAATTGTCGGCATAGTGATCTCCTGACAATCAAAGAGCATGAATAGCTGATTTCGCTATTCCGTAACCAAACCCAAGGAACGGAATATCATCTTCAAAATCAATCGGAGGCTCATTTCCTCCTGATTGGGATTGAGGCTGTTGAGGCGCGGAACCGCTGTGCGTTGGCTGCTGGGGCTGTCCCCATCCTCCCTGAGCACGTTGACCAGAGTTTGCTGACTGGGAACGACCGCCCAACATCTGCATCGTTCCCCCCATACTGACCACGACTTCGGTTGAATAGCGGTCCTGACCACTCTGATCCTGCCATTTACGGGTCTGGAGCTGGCCTTCGATATAGACCTGTGACCCTTTACGCAGGTACTCACCGGCAATTTCAGCCAGTTTGCCGAACAGCACAACACGGTGCCATTCCGTTTTTTCCTTCTGCTCACCAGATTGTTTATCACGCCAGGTTTCGGAAGTGGCCAGTGACAATGTTGCTACTGCACTACCGGCTGGCAGGTAACGGATTTCAGGATCCTGACCAAGAAAACCGACAAGAATGACTTTATTTACGCCGCGAGACGCCATAATCGAATCCTCATAGGGAATAAGAAAGGGAAAAACGCCCCGAGAACATGCGGGGCGTAGAGGGCGTTATCAGAAGGAGTTTTCTGCGTATTGTTGCTGAGCAGAACCTTGCTGAGGCGGCGTGGAGTCAGATTTCTCAGCCTGATAAACCTTCTCCTGGCCGATTTTGATCCAATCGACCTTGATCAGGCGGGCTTTCAGACTGACACGTTGTTCACCGGCATGTTCACCGCTGTTGAGCGTAAAAATGTCCGTTTTCAGGTTGCTGAGCACAAACCCAATCAGGACTTTTTTGTCTTCATCAACCGACTTTTGACAACGATTGATTAGGCTGCTGGCTTCTTTACCGGCGACCGTGACATCGAAACGCGTATAACTGGCGTTATCGGTCGGACCAGAAAGTCCGTTGATGACACAGCTGATAAAGGTGCCGTTAGAACCATTGACCTGGCGAACATTGCTGAGATACCCCATTCCTTTAATGGTCAGGTTGAAATATTCAGTTTTGTTGGACGTGTTTTGCGCTTGAGACATGATGTTTTCTCCATGGAGTGTAGATTCGGTGACGGAGAAAGACACCTTCCCCGACGGGAAAAGTGTTTCCCGTCGGGAGTCTGCAAAGTCGTACGTCAATGCAGACAGTCTGGATTGTGAAATGGACCTTCATCACTGTTGAGTGATCCCCGTTCTCAAAGGTTAAACGGAGTTACCACCACAAGGGCATCCTCTTTCAGGCTACAAGGATATTCGCGATCGCCCGAAGGCGTTTCTCACAGACCGCTGAAACATTGGTTGGCACTCACCCGAAGGCGCTTCTCACAGAGTGCGGAAGCATTGGCTGGTTGTCCGAAGACAACAAGTAAGCCTGTTCATTTTTAATGCAAGTTATGTGAGTGTCAACGTTAATAATAAGTTTTGCGGGCGATAAAAATAAAAACGGCGTTGATCCGAAAATCAACGCCCTGGGGTCGGTACCTTAACCTTTCATATAATCAAACAGACTCCGGGGAGGAACCTAGTGTCCCGGCGCGTTTTTCACGGAGTCGCATGCGCCTTGTCAACCAACCTGAGTGTGGAGGCCGCTGACCGGACTGAAGTAGAAAAAAACCATGGAAGAATTTTCCTACCACCGCAGTCACGGGGTACCCTGCATCAAAGCCAGTTCACCTTAGCAAAAGTTTCCACCATATACATCAGGCAATCTCTTACTCCGATGCGGTTGCTTTATTTTTAGCCGCTGTTTTCCCTTTATATCGTTTACCGTTACGGTTGGTTTTAGTCCCAATATTGACAATACCCTGGCAGGTTGGGTAATTGATACATCCCCAAAAAGCGCCACTGCCTTTCTTGCCCGCACGCCGGCGCATCGCTCCGCCACAGACAGGGCAAGGAGGAGATGGCGGCGCAGTGAACTTCACCGCCTGCGTTTTACCTTTCTCGACCAGATGCCCCGTCCACTGTGCCTGCCGCGACATAAACGTTTCCAGCGTCATCTGCCCCTGGGCAATCTCATCCAACGCCTGTTCCCATAGCGCCGTCATACCCGGATTTGTCAGCGCCGCCGGCAGGGCATCAATCAACTCGCCGGCAATCGGTGTGGAGAACAAGAATTTTCCTTTTTTCTCCAGGTATCCCCGCTTGAATAGCGTTTCCAGGATAGCGGCTCGCGTCGCTTCAGTTCCCAATCCGGCATTCTCTTTCAAAATTTTCTTAAGTTGAGGATCGCTGACGAATGCAGCTGCATTTTTCATCGCCGCAATCAACGTTCCATCAGTGAAGTGCGCCGGCGGCTTTGTTTGCAGGGTTTTAAGTTCAGCGCCGGCTACGGCACAGGACTGTCCTTTAACAAGTGTCGGGAGACGGGCCTCATCATCGTCATTCTCCTTCGATTCACTGCCTTCATGCTGAAACAACGCTTTCCAGCCTGCTACGATCTCAACCTTACCGCGGGTACGAAACAGTTGGCCGCCAATATTGAAGGTTGCTTCAGTTACATCGACTTCATGGAACGGCAGGAACTGTGCCAGGTAATGCTGGCGTATCAGTTGGTAGACCCTGAGCTCATCGGCAGACAACTTACTCAGGTCGAACGGCTGTTTTGTAGGAATAATACCGTGGTGAGCGGTGATTTTCTTATCGTTCCAGATCCGTGAAACGAAACCTGTATCGAGTTTAGCCACTGTCGCACTCAGTGTGGGATCCGTTCGCGTAATGGCATTGAAAACCTGTGGGATTTCTTCACGCATTGACGTCGGCAGATAACCGCAATCGGTGCGGGGATAGGTTGTCGCTTTGTGGGTTTCATACAACGATTGAGCAATGCTCAATACCTGGTTTGCGCTCATTCCCCATTGGCGAGAGCAGACCTGCTGCAGTGTACCCAGATCAAAGGCCAGAGGGGCAGACTCTTTCTTGCGTTCCGTCCCCAGATCAAGAATCAGGGCGCTACCCGTTTGCTGGCAAAGTTGCAGCACGGCCTGCGCCACATTTTGCTGAATACAGCGTTTCTCCTCGTCACAGTAGTTGGCGGCGGGCACCCAGTTGGCAGGGAAATTGATCCCCTCCTTCTGCAACATAGCCTGTACCTGCCAGTGCGGTTTTGACACAAAACTGGCAATTTCACGGTCACGGTTCACGACCAGCGCCAACGCGGGCGTCTGCACCCGGCCGATCGACAAGACCTCGCCATACCCTTGTTCCCGGGCTTTCAGGGTATAAAGCCGGGTCAGGTTCATTCCCGTCATCCAGTCAGCCCGCGCTCGCGCCATGCCGGCATGGTAAAGCGCCGCCGTCTTTTCACCAGGCAGCTTATTCGCCAGTGCCTGGCGAATACTCGCCTCATCCAGCGCGGATAACCAGAGCCGCTGTACGGCCCCCGTAAAGTGACAATACTCCAGCAGCTCGCGGGCGATGACCTCGCCTTCCCGATCGGCATCAGTGGCGATGACCACGGAGTCCACTTGCTTCAGAAGTGACCTGACAACGGCAAACTGATCCGCCGTATCTTTTTTAACGGTCATTTTCCACTGCGTCGGCACGATGGGCAGTACGGACTCGCGCCATGGGTTGCCGTACTGTTCACCGTAGGTCTCAGGTTGAGCCTGCTCTAATAGATGCCCTACAGCCCAGGTAACAATGACTCCGGGGCCGGCAAGATAACCCTGCTTACGTTGGGTCGCCCCAAGGATGGCGCCGATATCCTTACCCTGGGACGGTTTCTCACAGAGATAGAGTTGCATCTGATCGCCTCCAGTCAGCTCACCTGACCGTTAGCAACCTGCTGCAGCTGCTTCATTAAGCGCCCCAAATACGCATCGGTCAGATGCGAACTATCCGGGGAACTGTAAGTCACCTTCAAACGACTGCCGGCACCGGATTTCTCGACTTCCAGCACCAGGCGATCGCTTCCTTTCCATTCCTGCCCCATTTTATAGTAGCTGCCCTTTACCGCTGACCATACAGAGTGGGCTTCATCGACAGAGCCGGCACTCCAGTCACCGTACTGATCACGCTTACGCAAACTTTCCAGTTCATCTGACGAGATAAACTGATAATGGCTTTTGAGGCGGGCCGCGGCAGTATCAACATCCACGGGAAGGGTATAAACATGGAGCACATTTTGACGCGGGCCGGTGTTTCCGGCTTTGGTCATCCATGGCATGTCACTGTCATTAGCACTATTAGCACTGCCGCCGGCCAGCGAATGGGCGGCATCACTGATTTTTTGATTCCACGCAGCGAGGTCGCTACCGGCGCAACCGCTTAAAATCAGCGCCGTGCAAAATAGAGCAGGCATTAACGCTTTCTTGTAAGGGCTCATGCATTGCCTCCTTTATCAGAGGAAGAATCAGCGGAGACAGTGACAGGATTACGTAACGGCGGGGAGAACGTTGAACGTTTCACACCCGTTAAGATATCTGCATCCGGTTCACCTAACCGTTTGATAGCCTCAAGACCGGCTGGCGTTTGTAGACGAATATCATCGCGGGTCACGCTGACAGAATGATATTGTTGTACCACCCCGTATACCTGCCGAACCCAGTGCCCTCCCTTACTCAGCAAATCATCGCGTTTCTGACGTGAAATCAAACCGTAATGCCAGGCCTGGAAAGCTTTCATCGCAAGCTGATCGAAACCAACCAGTAGCCAGACACAACGGTAACCCAGGGGAGTTCGGCTGAATACACCGATATTTAAAGGCGAAACGGAGTAAACATCGGACATCGTGATCTGACCCGGCAAATCGGATAAGGTGTTTTCAAGCTCAGCAACGGCCTTTTGTAACCGTGCGGTTCCTCGCTCTATCGCCTGCTCCAATAACAACATCGCGTCGTCGGCGTACGGGTTGTCACTATCCGAATCGGCATTGATTTTACCTGCCCTGGCGATGACCTGGGGCATGCTAACTATTTGAGGTTTTTTTGACTCTTTCTGACGTTGACGGCCTTCCCATAAAAGGATGGCATATTGGGTATGCAGTTGAACTGTTAAAGTCGACTTCAGTGCCCCCGCCTTTCCCCGTGCGGAAGTGTCTGGAGAATTGTTTGCTGTATCTGCCATCTTGAGCATCCTTCTGTCTGCTGAGAGTATGTTTGGCTTGAAATAGTCTCGGCAGGGCCAGAAAGCAGCAATTCAAAACTCTTTTTGGTTTGTGAAGAGAAAGTGTAAAAGGCGGGGTGTTTATTTTTTAATCTTGCTGGCACTGCCAGCAAGCTCACTTTTTAACCACCGATGAATATACTGTGTGATATGAGATGTGTATTTGGTTCAGTATCCTGCAGTAGCAGGCCGGAAAACCTGCGACCTGCACGACTATCCAAAACGCTTTTTGGTGTGTGAAGAAAGAGTCCAGAAGGCAATGTGCTCATTTTTTAATCTTGTTGGCACTGCCAACAAGCTCACTTTTTAACCACCAATGAGTATCCTGAGTGATACAAGATACGTATTTAGTTCAGTATCCCGCAGTAGCAGGCCGGAAAAACCTGCGACCTGCACGACTATCCAAAACGCTTTTTGGTGCGCAAAGAAAGAGTCTAGAAGGCAATATGCTCATTTTTTAATCTTGCTGGCACTGCCAGCAAGGTCGTTTTTTAACCACCAATAAATATCCTGAGTGATACAAGATACTAGTTCTATTCAGTACATTGCAGATCACAGGCTCCGCAGGCTGGTGAAATAGCCACCAAAGGCAGAATCTGAGCTCACATACGGATAAAATCAGGACCAATAATGGCAATGATACGTGTACGATTTGTCAGTCTTACGATCTTTTGCTGGCTGAGCCCCCGTAACAATCTTCTGACTTCTTTACTCCGTCTGATATTCAGGCCGTTCGCCAGTTGTTTGCGACTAATGAAACTAAGCAGCCCCTCCTGAGTAGCCAGCGTTTCAAAACGAATATGGTGGCCTTCAGCCAGGAATGCGGAATGCCGTCCCGGGCTGAGCCAGTACAGTGCCTCCAGCATATCGTTCCAGGCTCTGCGTAGCAGTTGTAGTGAAGCATTCAGTCCGTACACCGGTCGGTTATAATCTGGCGCGCCGGTAAGTGGATTTTCTTCCTGAAATTTCCAGATGGCTTCATGGTGGGCAAGACGATTACGCAGATCACGGATACGAGTAAATTTTTTTTCCAGAATATAACGTCCCGTTCTGGCTGGTGCACCAGGGAAGACCTCCGGTAGCAACTGAGGCCACAGCAGCGAACGGTTTCGGGGCTCATTATAATTACTCGTCAGGAAATTGGTCCAGAAACCAAAATCCAGTCCAGAAATCACCCGTTCCGCAGTGGGTTGTTTACCTGCATCTCTGATCCGCTTTGATACCTTGCGAATGCAATCTTCTTCCCAGGCTGTTCTGTCATAAACAGGCTTTCCGTCACGATGAATAATCTGACCACGGGCATTTTTCTTAAATCGTTTTCCCTGACGGATCCAGACCTTATCACCAATATAACGGGGCAAATCAAAGATCCAGTTGGCATCCGTGCGCCAATGTCCCACAGCCCCGGGCATAGGATGATGGCGAATGCTGTGATCGATGGCATTGCGCAGCGTCACTTCAAGACACTGCATAAGTGGCTGCATTGCACTGGCAATTGCCTTGTTCCAGTTATATCCTCCCAGCTCTTCACCAGGCTTAAGTTTCAGCACATCGGCGTAAATTTTTAGCCGCTCGGCTGAGATATAATCTTCCAACTGCATTCTGCCCTCCCAGGCTCTTAGGTTGGAACAAAGTTGACGTGCCCACCGAATACTGATAGATTTTCCACATCAAGGCGCGGATTTCTTCGGACCCGTGCGTATAAGTTAGTATCGGAAAAGCCACCTTAGGGTGGCTTTTCTCGTTCTGAGAGAAAATAGATCCCCGGCTGTCTATTCCGGGAAGAATCGCCTTCAAACTCTCCGCCAACTGATCAACTGGCAATACGCCCGTTCTGGCATAGCATAAAACAGAACAAATTAAGCTCGCCAGTTCCAAAACGCAATGAACGGGAAGCTTTTCTGAGCACAGTGCTCATTTTTTAATCTTGCTGGCACTGCCAGCAAGGTCGTTTTTTATACAACCGTACCAAAACCCACTCATTTTCTAATTTTGGCTCGTGCCATTTCCTGACGTAATTTGGCCACAACACCACTGACATATTCTCGTGAAGCTGCTTGAGGACAAACGGGTTGCGTTGATGTTGACATGGGCACCGGGCGTAGAGTCGAACGTATTGCTTCAGGTTTAACCGGGTGGGAAGATTTTCCTGCTGTGAACAATTCCCCGTTCCGGGCGCGTTTTATCACCGTCAGCAGCCAGGCAGTCGGGTTATTCAGGTTTCCTCTGACCATCGTCTGAACAAGGCTATCCAACACTTGCCGGGCAGCCTCAGCAGGCAATGCGCAAAGCTGAGCGGTGATCTGCCGGCGATCATCCTCAGCCATGCTGCGTTGCAGTTCGGCTGGTAGTTCTGGTACGTACGTTTTTTTATTCACACTGTGTGTGAAATTACGTACGTTACAGTTCGGTTTGGTTGAATCCTTGTAAGTAACTGATTCCAGAATGAGTTCGGAAAACGAACTCTGTATTTCATTACCCGTTTCATGACTGAGTTCGGTATCCGAACTGCGCTTAAATTGACTGAGTTCGGCATCCGAACCGGGGGTATTATTACCGGGTTCGGTTATAGAACCATAGGAAATAGGCTCCCTGAGGGGCACTCGGTTCGCCATTTGCTGTGGCGTTTGCGGCGCACCCAATCGTTCAACAATCGCCGCCATCTGCGAATGCTGATGACGCATTGTCGGGTCATGTTGGATATCGGACAGCACTGACCAGGCCGTTTGATTCACTGTGCGGTTTTTATGCTCACAGGCCGCAGCCAGCGTATCAAGCCAGGTCGGATCTAATGTCTCAGCATCACGGGCGGATAATGGTTCATCGTGTTGCGCATAGATGTTTCCCCGGACTCGACCTTTGTCATCACGAACACGGCGACACAGGCTGAGCCAGCCGGTAAGGCGTAACATCAACAAAACGCGACTAACGGTCTCACGGGATGCTTTGCCGTTAAATGGAGAAGCAAGCTGCAACTGTAATTCATCATAAGTCGGAAATACGGCCCCCTGATTCTGTTGCGCATACAGACGGATCATTATCCACGCTGTTTTATCCAGTGGCGATAAACGCGTGTCCAACAATAATCGGCGGGGTATGGAATCATGCACATTGCCCATATAGAGCAGGCCACTACGCAGATTCGTAACATCGGCGCTACCCGTGTGTTTTTCCGCGTTTATTCGCTCCGCCATTCGGGCATTCATTTGCGCCAGTGTAAAGGAGATCAGGCTATCATCAGGTATTCGAGTTGTAGTCATGGATTTAGCGGATCCTTAATCACGCGCCCTGTGCCAACAAATATGGCGAAGGAGTCAAACTGCAATCGTGCAGGCAATGCTGCACATAGCTAAAGGCACTCAGTCCTGTACCCGGTACCCAGGCACAGGGTGAATGTCGTCACTTCCAAATTTCATTGTTATAGCGTTCGTGGGTGAGTAACTCCCAGTCTGCGCCACTGTTACGGCTTAACAGCCGCCAGGCGGCCCCGACATTAATCTTTATCCAGGCACGCCCGGGGGCGTGCTTACCTTTTACATGGATATTTTTGTAATTCCGCTCGCCGCGGCGAAACTGCTGAACCAGCGCTTTCGCTTTTTTCTGGCAAGATGGCGGCGCAGAACGAGGGGCCTGCAAACCGGGCATCAAGATCATGGGCTTCATGCCGGCCTCCTCACCGTTCCTCTCTCGGCACGATTACGAACCGCCTGAATGGCTTTTTTGGCCGTGTTGGTATGAGGCACATCGAAGCCGCGTACCGCGTGCCACACAGCCGTGAGTGACACATCCATTTGCTCGGCGGCCAGCATCATGACATCCAGACCATCCGCGCTTGAGGGATCGTCAATGCCTGACTTTTGCCACTGGCGCCACAGCGTCGCATTTTCTTCATCACTGAGTGCGGCGCAACGCCCCTGGCGGATACTGATACCGGTCATACGCCGACGCGCGGCGACTTCAACCGTCGTCAACCCAAAATAGTGCTGCATCATCTCAATAGAACCACCCAGCGCCAGGGCACGGTCAATACGTTGCATGCGTTGTTGCTCGCGACGCGCATGCTGCAGCATCAATGAGAAGTTTTCATGGTGGATTTGAAATGTCAGTACCGATACTGGGCTGTTCAGCAGATAATGCAGATCTTCAACAGTTAAACCATGCAGCAGTTGCATTTCCTCTGTGGTCAGTCCCAGAGACTCACAACGGCGTATATAGCCGGACTTCAACTCCATAACCAACTGCGTTAACAAGCTGTTGGTCGCCTGAGATAAGCTGTTACTCATCGTTGGTTCCCCCCCAGATATTCAGCCACCGGGCTCAAAGCAGTGAATGGCAAAAAAATAAAGCGGTAAGATAAGCAGGTCAGAAAAACAGGAGCCAGGGAAGGGTTACCCGTTGGCGATAATTGAATGCGCATCACTGAACCTCCCGGCGATGACCAAGCGCGGCAGGCCCGGTTCCCTGTACACCGTGATGCAAACGGGCATTCTGTCCGGCTTCATACCCCTGCCGTCGGGCAATATCGTCACCGCGACATGTCTTGAGTGCGCGTGTTTGTAACTCGCCCATTCTCTGATTTTCCATCCATGACACCATCAACTGGTGCTCCTGTTCAGAAACCCGAAACGTTGTAATGACCTGCCGAACGCCCAGAACCCATCCGGCCCGAAACTGCTCCGCTCGCGCACGGCGCGTAGTCAGTTTCAAACGCTTGTTCTGGATTTTCAAATAGGCTGAAGTGGCATCTTTCAACTGACGGCTAAGCACATCAAACGCATACGCGGCAATAGCCGGGCGTCCGCTAAAGCCATAGAACGTCACATTACGGCGATACCCGGACGGGGTTTCTCGCCAGGAGAAATACAGGCGGCACCCAAAGGCATGGCAAACGGCCCATGCCAGACTGGACATCCACTCGGGGAGCTTGCTCTTAGCCTCTGACGGCGCCCCCTGACTTGGGGCCAGCTGTATTGATGAAAGACTCGCATCCAGCTCGCTGATACCGTATTTTTCCATCAGTTTTTGCGCCCGGGCCAACGCCAGACCAGCCTCATGGGCATTGCTGTTGCTACGAGCCAGCTCAAGAAGTTTACGAACCAGTTTCACCAGGCGTTCTTGTCGTTGTGAAGAGCTCATCAGTCATTCTCCTCTGTTGCAGCCACGTCACGCTGCAGCTCGCGCAGACGACGCATAACCCGCATAAGGCGCATCAGCTTGACGGCGTGAATGTCGTCAAGCAGCGGTAAGTCAGCAGCTCTCTCCGATCCGATTAACACATCACCCAGTGAACAACCGTCATGGTCGGTGTTGTCGGCGCCGGCAAGAGAGAGCAGAAAAACAGTAAAAGGGGAAGGTTGTTCAATACGCCCGGCCGCCAGATGCCGAGCGGCCAGCGCATAGCCGGCCGCGTACAATCCGGATCTGTCAGCCTTAATTTCAGTTTCGCACCCCGCGACTTCGGCCAGTTCGAAAACCAGACGGAACGTCATTACCTGCAGATGTTCAATATCATCCTGCAGTGTTGGAATGGGCCAGATGGCTCCAACCGGTTCCAGACCTACATCAGCAAAAGCTACGTCAGAATTAACGGTATTTTCCTGTTGTGCTCCAGTTGTCATCTGACTAGCCGCATCGGGCTGAACCAACGTCTCCACTGATGATTCACCGTTAAAGCTTTCAGATGCAGAGGGATTTTCGATATCACCGGACAGTACCGATAATGCACCATATAAATCGGGCTGGGTTTCTACACGTGGATTATCGAAGGAGGGGGTGGATTTGCCCTCAGGTCCGTCTTCCGTAGTGTCAGTCGGCTCGTTGTCTGAATCAAATAGCGCGCTGGCCAGCGTGGCAGGAGCATTCAAGTCATCCTCTTGTTCTGGGGCAGATGGAAGTAACTCAATACCATCTTCCTGCAAGTATTCACTTGACGGCAAAAGACTATC comes from Brenneria nigrifluens DSM 30175 = ATCC 13028 and encodes:
- a CDS encoding DUF4160 domain-containing protein is translated as MPTILRVDGFRFYFYSHEPNEPAHVHIDKGNATAKIWLHDGSVARSVGFASHELRVLQRLVAEHQTLLQEAWNAYFAQ
- a CDS encoding single-stranded DNA-binding protein, with the protein product MASRGVNKVILVGFLGQDPEIRYLPAGSAVATLSLATSETWRDKQSGEQKEKTEWHRVVLFGKLAEIAGEYLRKGSQVYIEGQLQTRKWQDQSGQDRYSTEVVVSMGGTMQMLGGRSQSANSGQRAQGGWGQPQQPTHSGSAPQQPQSQSGGNEPPIDFEDDIPFLGFGYGIAKSAIHAL
- a CDS encoding STY4534 family ICE replication protein; this translates as MSQAQNTSNKTEYFNLTIKGMGYLSNVRQVNGSNGTFISCVINGLSGPTDNASYTRFDVTVAGKEASSLINRCQKSVDEDKKVLIGFVLSNLKTDIFTLNSGEHAGEQRVSLKARLIKVDWIKIGQEKVYQAEKSDSTPPQQGSAQQQYAENSF
- a CDS encoding DNA topoisomerase III encodes the protein MQLYLCEKPSQGKDIGAILGATQRKQGYLAGPGVIVTWAVGHLLEQAQPETYGEQYGNPWRESVLPIVPTQWKMTVKKDTADQFAVVRSLLKQVDSVVIATDADREGEVIARELLEYCHFTGAVQRLWLSALDEASIRQALANKLPGEKTAALYHAGMARARADWMTGMNLTRLYTLKAREQGYGEVLSIGRVQTPALALVVNRDREIASFVSKPHWQVQAMLQKEGINFPANWVPAANYCDEEKRCIQQNVAQAVLQLCQQTGSALILDLGTERKKESAPLAFDLGTLQQVCSRQWGMSANQVLSIAQSLYETHKATTYPRTDCGYLPTSMREEIPQVFNAITRTDPTLSATVAKLDTGFVSRIWNDKKITAHHGIIPTKQPFDLSKLSADELRVYQLIRQHYLAQFLPFHEVDVTEATFNIGGQLFRTRGKVEIVAGWKALFQHEGSESKENDDDEARLPTLVKGQSCAVAGAELKTLQTKPPAHFTDGTLIAAMKNAAAFVSDPQLKKILKENAGLGTEATRAAILETLFKRGYLEKKGKFLFSTPIAGELIDALPAALTNPGMTALWEQALDEIAQGQMTLETFMSRQAQWTGHLVEKGKTQAVKFTAPPSPPCPVCGGAMRRRAGKKGSGAFWGCINYPTCQGIVNIGTKTNRNGKRYKGKTAAKNKATASE
- a CDS encoding PFL_4669 family integrating conjugative element protein produces the protein MADTANNSPDTSARGKAGALKSTLTVQLHTQYAILLWEGRQRQKESKKPQIVSMPQVIARAGKINADSDSDNPYADDAMLLLEQAIERGTARLQKAVAELENTLSDLPGQITMSDVYSVSPLNIGVFSRTPLGYRCVWLLVGFDQLAMKAFQAWHYGLISRQKRDDLLSKGGHWVRQVYGVVQQYHSVSVTRDDIRLQTPAGLEAIKRLGEPDADILTGVKRSTFSPPLRNPVTVSADSSSDKGGNA
- a CDS encoding Abi family protein — translated: MQLEDYISAERLKIYADVLKLKPGEELGGYNWNKAIASAMQPLMQCLEVTLRNAIDHSIRHHPMPGAVGHWRTDANWIFDLPRYIGDKVWIRQGKRFKKNARGQIIHRDGKPVYDRTAWEEDCIRKVSKRIRDAGKQPTAERVISGLDFGFWTNFLTSNYNEPRNRSLLWPQLLPEVFPGAPARTGRYILEKKFTRIRDLRNRLAHHEAIWKFQEENPLTGAPDYNRPVYGLNASLQLLRRAWNDMLEALYWLSPGRHSAFLAEGHHIRFETLATQEGLLSFISRKQLANGLNIRRSKEVRRLLRGLSQQKIVRLTNRTRIIAIIGPDFIRM
- a CDS encoding STY4528 family pathogenicity island replication protein, with protein sequence MTTTRIPDDSLISFTLAQMNARMAERINAEKHTGSADVTNLRSGLLYMGNVHDSIPRRLLLDTRLSPLDKTAWIMIRLYAQQNQGAVFPTYDELQLQLASPFNGKASRETVSRVLLMLRLTGWLSLCRRVRDDKGRVRGNIYAQHDEPLSARDAETLDPTWLDTLAAACEHKNRTVNQTAWSVLSDIQHDPTMRHQHSQMAAIVERLGAPQTPQQMANRVPLREPISYGSITEPGNNTPGSDAELSQFKRSSDTELSHETGNEIQSSFSELILESVTYKDSTKPNCNVRNFTHSVNKKTYVPELPAELQRSMAEDDRRQITAQLCALPAEAARQVLDSLVQTMVRGNLNNPTAWLLTVIKRARNGELFTAGKSSHPVKPEAIRSTLRPVPMSTSTQPVCPQAASREYVSGVVAKLRQEMARAKIRK
- a CDS encoding DUF2857 domain-containing protein — translated: MSNSLSQATNSLLTQLVMELKSGYIRRCESLGLTTEEMQLLHGLTVEDLHYLLNSPVSVLTFQIHHENFSLMLQHARREQQRMQRIDRALALGGSIEMMQHYFGLTTVEVAARRRMTGISIRQGRCAALSDEENATLWRQWQKSGIDDPSSADGLDVMMLAAEQMDVSLTAVWHAVRGFDVPHTNTAKKAIQAVRNRAERGTVRRPA
- a CDS encoding DUF2786 domain-containing protein; this translates as MSSSQRQERLVKLVRKLLELARSNSNAHEAGLALARAQKLMEKYGISELDASLSSIQLAPSQGAPSEAKSKLPEWMSSLAWAVCHAFGCRLYFSWRETPSGYRRNVTFYGFSGRPAIAAYAFDVLSRQLKDATSAYLKIQNKRLKLTTRRARAEQFRAGWVLGVRQVITTFRVSEQEHQLMVSWMENQRMGELQTRALKTCRGDDIARRQGYEAGQNARLHHGVQGTGPAALGHRREVQ